In the genome of Streptomyces collinus, one region contains:
- a CDS encoding glycosyl hydrolase: MREPRIRSRISFLLALLLVVAGVTGTALLIQNERPDGVSIAGTPAAGVGSPEHTVTFRNTTDHRIWIGSTVNADGSAPLTGLPTLDPGRSATVTVPEQSGAGHWRGKFFAREGCTGEEGTTFHCAVGDCGPYADRCSTGEQPTGLAEFNFDPKDGAAPWYNVSYVNAVASPITITPDGVTPPRSGECAPAGCATDLLAACPADDLVRDQATGRPLVCVNPNRDAKTPYSDALAAQCPTAYSWSKHDTERGNQVVYQCRECTGLTVTFHGTDDGAAPAPAATATGQPGSDGIPAASRKGVALNPVAGASEALADSGSSWYYNWASAAGGVTGSPGTEFVPMIWGPDSVTDAELGQAAREGKALLGFNEPDHPGQADMSPEQALDLWPRLESTGLRLGAPAVASGADVPGGWLDRFMTGAEQRGARVDFIPVHWYGADFGPGAADQLRGYLQAVHDRYKKPVWLTEYALTDFSRGAPRYPSEQEQNDFVRSSTEMLNKLDFVERYAWFALSKETSPTGLYDGAVPSASGRIYREVR, translated from the coding sequence ATGCGTGAACCGCGCATCCGCAGCCGCATCTCGTTCCTGCTCGCGCTGCTCCTGGTCGTGGCCGGTGTCACCGGCACCGCGCTGTTGATCCAGAACGAGCGCCCGGACGGCGTGAGCATCGCGGGCACACCGGCCGCCGGTGTCGGCTCCCCCGAGCACACGGTCACCTTCCGCAACACGACGGACCACCGCATCTGGATCGGCAGCACGGTCAACGCCGACGGGTCGGCCCCGCTCACCGGGCTGCCCACGCTGGACCCGGGCCGGTCGGCCACCGTCACCGTTCCCGAGCAGTCCGGCGCCGGGCACTGGCGCGGCAAGTTCTTCGCCCGCGAAGGCTGCACCGGCGAGGAGGGGACCACGTTCCACTGCGCCGTCGGCGACTGCGGCCCCTACGCCGACCGGTGCTCGACCGGTGAACAGCCCACCGGGCTGGCCGAGTTCAACTTCGACCCGAAGGACGGCGCGGCGCCCTGGTACAACGTCAGTTACGTCAACGCCGTCGCGTCGCCCATCACCATCACACCGGACGGCGTGACGCCGCCCCGGTCGGGCGAGTGTGCGCCGGCGGGGTGCGCCACGGATCTGCTCGCCGCCTGCCCTGCGGACGACCTGGTCCGGGACCAGGCCACCGGCCGGCCGCTGGTGTGCGTGAACCCGAACCGGGACGCGAAGACGCCCTACAGTGACGCGCTGGCCGCGCAGTGCCCGACCGCCTACAGCTGGTCCAAGCACGACACCGAGCGGGGCAACCAGGTCGTGTACCAGTGCCGCGAGTGCACCGGCCTGACCGTCACCTTCCACGGCACCGACGACGGCGCCGCGCCGGCCCCCGCCGCCACCGCCACCGGGCAGCCCGGCAGCGACGGCATCCCCGCGGCCTCCCGCAAGGGCGTCGCCCTGAACCCCGTGGCGGGCGCCTCCGAGGCCCTGGCCGACTCCGGTTCGTCCTGGTACTACAACTGGGCCTCCGCCGCCGGCGGCGTCACCGGCAGCCCCGGCACCGAGTTCGTCCCGATGATCTGGGGTCCGGACTCGGTCACCGACGCCGAACTGGGGCAGGCCGCCCGCGAGGGGAAGGCGCTGCTCGGGTTCAACGAGCCGGACCACCCGGGCCAGGCCGACATGTCGCCCGAGCAGGCCCTGGACCTGTGGCCGCGGCTGGAGTCCACCGGCCTGCGGCTGGGCGCACCCGCGGTCGCCTCCGGCGCCGACGTGCCGGGCGGTTGGCTGGACCGGTTCATGACCGGGGCCGAACAGCGGGGCGCCCGGGTCGACTTCATCCCCGTGCACTGGTACGGCGCCGACTTCGGACCCGGCGCCGCCGATCAGTTGCGCGGCTATCTGCAGGCCGTCCACGACCGCTACAAGAAGCCGGTCTGGCTCACCGAGTACGCCCTGACCGACTTCTCCCGGGGTGCCCCGCGCTACCCGAGCGAGCAGGAGCAGAACGACTTCGTCCGGTCCTCCACCGAGATGCTGAACAAGCTGGACTTCGTCGAGCGGTACGCGTGGTTCGCGCTGTCGAAGGAGACCAGCCCGACGGGTCTGTACGACGGGGCGGTGCCCAGCGCGAGCGGGCGGATCTACCGCGAGGTGCGCTGA
- a CDS encoding DUF4913 domain-containing protein — translation MSTTQTSPAGSGTPADASAPASGGEPPAPPRFILYLDGPAYAQTLRQLTLWTHHVLLPVYGREVTSQSPWCPVWWEHPEAVAQLHGLWLAWGDLTGPGSDMTGPAVWHRDHLSSVMGTLRDPQGPFAGCKPGMHRPKEKPTVETTDPFGPPPPPPPPSPWS, via the coding sequence ATGTCCACCACCCAGACGTCCCCCGCCGGCTCCGGGACCCCGGCCGACGCGTCCGCCCCGGCGTCCGGCGGGGAGCCGCCCGCCCCGCCGCGTTTCATCCTCTACCTGGACGGACCCGCCTACGCGCAGACGCTGCGCCAACTGACCCTGTGGACGCACCACGTGCTGCTGCCGGTGTACGGCAGGGAGGTCACCTCGCAGTCGCCCTGGTGCCCCGTCTGGTGGGAACACCCCGAGGCGGTCGCCCAGTTGCACGGCCTGTGGCTCGCCTGGGGTGATCTCACCGGGCCCGGCTCCGACATGACCGGCCCGGCCGTCTGGCACCGCGACCACCTGTCGTCGGTCATGGGCACCCTGCGGGACCCGCAGGGCCCGTTCGCGGGCTGCAAGCCCGGCATGCACCGCCCGAAGGAGAAACCCACCGTGGAGACGACGGACCCCTTCGGACCGCCGCCTCCTCCCCCGCCGCCGTCCCCGTGGTCGTGA
- a CDS encoding C40 family peptidase — MRQIPGAHGRRTAAVVTLALALTATLHQPAVAEPQTLAEVRAELDRLYHRAEVATEKYNALDGKVTRQEERLGTLRAQVAAAERKLSRLTGLAGAAARSQYRGGGVPAEVQFALAGDPERALDNASLVRRAQLGTQRVISALTTTKEELRTRGDAAAEELKRLRRNRGSLDSHRRTIRSRIDEARTVESRLEQKQRRELAALERRTADEAQAEWVRSGVLDGGGTEGSSAGREAVAFATGELGKPYVWGAEGPDSYDCSGLTSKAWLAAGVVVPRTSQEQWRLLHRVPVGKMRPGDLIIYNADASHVSLYIGDGRMIHAPRPGRRVTVAPAGSMQILGVVRPDA; from the coding sequence ATGAGACAGATCCCGGGCGCGCACGGCCGCCGGACGGCGGCCGTCGTCACGCTGGCCCTGGCCCTGACGGCGACGCTCCACCAGCCCGCCGTCGCCGAACCGCAGACCCTCGCCGAGGTGCGCGCCGAACTCGACCGCCTCTACCACCGGGCCGAGGTCGCCACGGAGAAGTACAACGCGCTGGACGGCAAAGTCACCCGGCAGGAGGAGCGCCTCGGCACGCTCCGGGCCCAAGTGGCCGCGGCCGAGCGGAAACTGAGCCGTCTGACCGGCCTGGCCGGGGCGGCGGCCCGCTCCCAGTACCGCGGGGGCGGTGTCCCCGCCGAGGTGCAGTTCGCCCTGGCCGGTGATCCGGAACGCGCGCTGGACAACGCCTCCCTGGTCCGTCGGGCGCAGCTGGGTACCCAGCGGGTGATCAGCGCCCTGACCACGACGAAGGAGGAACTGCGCACCCGCGGCGACGCGGCGGCCGAGGAGCTGAAGCGGCTGCGCCGGAACCGCGGTTCCCTGGACTCGCACCGCAGGACGATCCGCTCGCGCATCGACGAGGCCCGGACGGTGGAGTCGCGGCTGGAGCAGAAGCAGCGCCGTGAACTGGCCGCGCTCGAACGCAGGACGGCCGACGAGGCCCAGGCGGAGTGGGTGCGGTCGGGCGTCCTCGACGGCGGGGGCACCGAGGGCAGCAGCGCGGGCCGCGAGGCCGTGGCCTTCGCTACCGGGGAGCTCGGCAAGCCGTACGTCTGGGGCGCCGAGGGCCCCGACTCCTACGACTGCTCCGGTCTCACCTCGAAGGCGTGGCTGGCGGCGGGCGTGGTCGTCCCGCGCACCTCGCAGGAGCAGTGGCGGCTGCTGCACCGCGTCCCGGTGGGGAAGATGCGCCCCGGTGACCTGATCATCTACAACGCCGACGCCAGTCATGTCTCGCTCTACATCGGCGACGGCCGGATGATCCACGCCCCTCGCCCGGGGCGTCGGGTGACGGTGGCACCGGCCGGGTCGATGCAGATCCTCGGGGTGGTGCGGCCCGACGCCTGA
- a CDS encoding DUF418 domain-containing protein, with the protein MSRAGAPRVGELDVLRGFALFGILVVNALLVAGPSTVFGGGPGAPAPDRVAGWLVTALVTAKFYVLFSFLFGYSFVFQARAARRAGAAFAPRHLRRTAGLFVLGALHAVLLYPGDVLTTYAVLALVLYGLRGLTVRAALRLAATLLLLLSALLLGYGLLTVALTEPVTATAYAPRAAERAAAYRGDAASVLGTHVRDLPAALGTGLLYAPAMLAAFLGGLAAAKSRLAERRGRDRVWLRRTALRTLPLGLGGGAVAACCASGPLDGRWFLVGQAVSVLTAPALATSYACGLLLLLRRAGDRVPAAAGVLAAAGRVALSHYLTQSLVLAWVFSGYGPGLHDRVGTVAVLAGCVLLYAVQLALGAWLAARTRYGPAEHLLRAVTRGRRRPRAVPRGVTTPAWTAAPPAAPADPEQRADRTGDGVRPAP; encoded by the coding sequence GTGAGCCGGGCCGGTGCTCCGCGGGTCGGCGAACTCGACGTGCTGCGCGGGTTCGCCCTCTTCGGCATCCTCGTGGTCAACGCCCTGCTCGTGGCGGGCCCGTCCACGGTCTTCGGCGGCGGACCGGGGGCGCCCGCCCCGGACCGGGTCGCCGGGTGGCTGGTGACCGCGCTGGTCACCGCCAAGTTCTACGTCCTGTTCTCCTTCCTCTTCGGCTACAGCTTCGTCTTCCAGGCCCGAGCCGCGCGCCGGGCCGGTGCCGCCTTCGCCCCTCGCCATCTGCGGCGCACGGCAGGCCTGTTCGTTCTGGGCGCGCTCCACGCGGTCCTTCTGTACCCCGGGGACGTCCTGACGACGTACGCCGTCCTCGCCCTGGTGCTGTACGGGCTGAGAGGGCTCACCGTCCGCGCCGCGCTGAGGCTCGCGGCCACCCTGCTGCTGCTCCTGTCGGCGCTGCTGCTCGGGTACGGGCTGCTGACCGTCGCCCTCACCGAGCCGGTCACCGCCACCGCGTACGCACCCCGGGCCGCCGAGCGCGCCGCCGCCTACCGGGGCGACGCCGCCTCGGTGCTCGGCACCCACGTGCGGGACCTGCCGGCCGCGCTCGGCACCGGCCTGCTGTACGCGCCCGCCATGCTGGCCGCGTTCCTCGGCGGGCTGGCGGCGGCGAAGAGCCGGCTGGCCGAGCGGCGCGGCCGGGACCGTGTGTGGCTGCGCCGGACCGCCCTGCGCACGCTGCCCCTGGGCCTCGGCGGTGGTGCGGTCGCCGCGTGCTGCGCGAGCGGGCCGCTGGACGGTCGCTGGTTCCTGGTCGGGCAGGCCGTGAGCGTCCTGACCGCCCCGGCGCTCGCCACGTCGTATGCCTGCGGTCTGCTCCTGCTGCTGCGGCGGGCCGGGGACCGCGTCCCGGCGGCGGCCGGTGTGCTCGCCGCCGCCGGGCGCGTGGCGCTCAGCCACTACCTCACCCAGTCACTCGTCCTCGCCTGGGTGTTCTCCGGATACGGGCCGGGGCTCCACGACCGCGTCGGCACGGTCGCGGTCCTGGCCGGGTGCGTCCTGCTCTACGCCGTGCAGCTGGCGCTCGGCGCGTGGCTCGCGGCGCGGACGCGGTACGGGCCGGCCGAGCACCTGCTGCGCGCCGTCACCCGGGGACGGCGCCGCCCCCGGGCCGTTCCGCGCGGGGTCACGACACCTGCTTGGACAGCGGCACCCCCTGCGGCCCCGGCGGACCCGGAACAGCGCGCGGACCGGACGGGAGACGGCGTGCGGCCCGCTCCGTGA
- a CDS encoding type IV secretory system conjugative DNA transfer family protein, producing the protein MFTVVWSGGTLGSGLTGNGWHSPAFALSTVTRLATDGPGGLWPGTPAAALYGGMLGLLALVALPVALLLRVLLGRAGRTKGLAGRRELAAMCPKGIEGRARELRPTLGGRDRLHPDETGNLLGDLVPNGPELRSSHEDVELDLMAPRAGKSTGIAVPRVLRAQGAVLLTSNKSDVYAVTRAEREKAGTVWTFDPQGIAHTPRALWWDLLGECHTIEGSRRMAGHFVASVNDDTAKKDFWISAAQNTLTALFLAAARSGTRLPELLGWLADPADRTPVDLLRDAGLAAMAEQLQGTVRGAVETRDGIYETARQTVSCLLDPEILAWVTPDPRLPEFRPDRHVLGRDTLYLLSKDGGGSAAGVIAGLADATMRAGVVAAERMGGRLDPPLTAVLDEAANVCRISDLPDLYSHFGSRGINVVTLLQSYRQGARVWGEVGMDALWSAATVKLLGAGLDDADFVQKISTLVGQHDVRTPTVSRGKEGTSRSYSYRQEAVLPPDRIRALPKGTALLLATGVKPALIRLRPWYKEPGAAAISAAAKAETAAITERAARRLPSGPRAVPGPPGPQGVPLSKQVS; encoded by the coding sequence ATGTTCACCGTCGTCTGGTCCGGCGGGACCCTCGGGTCCGGGCTGACCGGCAACGGCTGGCACAGCCCCGCGTTCGCCCTGTCCACCGTGACGCGACTGGCCACCGACGGGCCCGGCGGCCTGTGGCCAGGGACACCGGCCGCGGCGCTCTACGGGGGCATGCTCGGCCTGCTCGCGCTCGTCGCCCTGCCCGTAGCTCTGCTGCTGCGTGTCCTGCTGGGCCGGGCCGGCCGCACCAAGGGCCTGGCAGGGCGGCGCGAACTCGCCGCGATGTGCCCCAAGGGCATCGAGGGCCGCGCCCGCGAACTGCGCCCCACCCTGGGCGGCCGTGACCGGCTCCACCCGGACGAGACCGGCAACCTCCTGGGCGACCTCGTGCCCAACGGGCCCGAGTTGCGCAGCAGTCACGAGGACGTGGAGCTCGACCTGATGGCGCCGCGGGCCGGCAAGTCCACCGGCATCGCGGTCCCCCGGGTGCTGCGCGCCCAGGGCGCGGTCCTGCTCACGTCCAACAAGTCGGACGTGTACGCCGTCACCCGCGCCGAACGCGAGAAGGCGGGCACGGTCTGGACGTTCGACCCGCAGGGCATCGCGCACACCCCGCGCGCCCTGTGGTGGGACCTGCTGGGCGAGTGCCACACCATCGAGGGCTCCCGCCGCATGGCCGGTCACTTCGTGGCGTCCGTCAACGACGACACGGCGAAGAAGGACTTCTGGATCTCGGCCGCCCAGAACACCCTCACGGCTCTCTTCCTGGCGGCGGCCCGCAGCGGCACCCGCCTGCCCGAACTGCTCGGCTGGCTCGCCGACCCCGCCGACCGCACCCCGGTCGACCTGCTGCGCGACGCCGGACTCGCGGCGATGGCCGAGCAGTTGCAGGGCACCGTCCGCGGTGCGGTCGAGACCCGGGACGGCATCTACGAGACCGCCCGCCAGACCGTGTCCTGCCTGCTCGACCCGGAGATCCTCGCCTGGGTCACACCCGACCCCCGGCTCCCGGAGTTCCGCCCCGACCGGCACGTCCTCGGCCGGGACACGCTCTACCTGCTGTCCAAGGACGGCGGCGGTTCCGCGGCCGGCGTCATCGCCGGGCTCGCCGACGCGACGATGCGGGCCGGTGTGGTCGCCGCCGAGCGCATGGGCGGCCGGCTGGATCCGCCGCTGACCGCGGTCCTCGACGAGGCCGCCAACGTCTGCCGCATCTCCGATCTGCCCGACCTGTACTCGCACTTCGGCTCCCGGGGCATCAACGTCGTCACGCTGCTGCAGAGTTACCGGCAGGGCGCCCGGGTGTGGGGCGAGGTCGGCATGGACGCGCTGTGGAGCGCGGCGACGGTCAAGCTCCTCGGCGCGGGTCTGGACGACGCCGACTTCGTGCAGAAGATCTCCACGCTCGTCGGCCAGCACGACGTCCGCACCCCCACCGTCTCGCGCGGCAAGGAGGGCACGTCCCGGTCGTACTCCTACCGCCAGGAGGCCGTCCTGCCGCCGGACCGCATCCGTGCCCTGCCCAAGGGCACGGCCCTGCTGCTCGCCACCGGCGTCAAGCCCGCGCTCATCCGGCTGCGCCCCTGGTACAAGGAGCCCGGCGCGGCGGCGATCTCGGCGGCGGCGAAGGCGGAGACGGCGGCCATCACGGAGCGGGCCGCACGCCGTCTCCCGTCCGGTCCGCGCGCTGTTCCGGGTCCGCCGGGGCCGCAGGGGGTGCCGCTGTCCAAGCAGGTGTCGTGA
- a CDS encoding ATP/GTP-binding protein, whose amino-acid sequence MPPRGWYGPGGGRVGYLDPPTMWRATTVQACGMWPFAAGSGSPMTGVPLGQHLFTGATVCGDPLNWFTRARYISNPSLFMLGMPGLGKSTLVNRMLIGLSATGVVPLVLGDLKPDYADTVRALGGQVISIGRGRGGINVLDPGAMGAAAARIGGEAGEVLKAETHGRVLNMVAALITIVRGRPMDDHEQSVLSAVLHHLRERSPQGRTVLLPDVLRVLAEGPDRVRAVTLDRGDDARYRDAVDPLHRSLLGILDGPLGDTFASETSTRIDPAAPAVCIDISGIGEADTQLTAAAMLAAWSDGLGTVAASHALADAGLEPRRWFFTVLDELWRPLRAASGIVDRIDALTRLNRSLGLGDAKITHTLKDAEALGTDADRAKARGFVERAGMVVCAGLPKAEMEDLGKVVGLSRREIELVSSWSSPPGWGVSGEHEEPPGRGRFLIKVGGRPGIPIKVAITDAERRLHDTNTRWTPNEKTVERAVEQELAHTAAQVARAAREGAYALPTGPEGPAAGGDAGRWTS is encoded by the coding sequence GTGCCGCCGCGCGGCTGGTACGGGCCCGGGGGTGGGCGGGTCGGCTATCTGGACCCGCCGACCATGTGGCGGGCCACTACCGTGCAGGCGTGCGGCATGTGGCCGTTCGCCGCCGGTTCCGGCTCGCCCATGACGGGCGTACCGCTGGGACAGCACCTGTTCACCGGGGCCACGGTCTGCGGCGACCCGTTGAACTGGTTCACCCGGGCCCGCTACATCTCCAACCCTTCACTGTTCATGCTCGGCATGCCGGGCCTGGGCAAGTCCACGCTCGTCAACCGCATGCTGATCGGTCTGTCCGCGACCGGGGTCGTCCCGCTGGTCCTCGGTGACCTCAAGCCCGACTACGCCGACACCGTCCGCGCCCTGGGTGGCCAGGTGATCTCCATCGGCCGCGGCCGGGGCGGCATCAACGTCCTCGACCCCGGCGCCATGGGCGCGGCGGCGGCCCGGATCGGCGGCGAGGCGGGCGAGGTGCTGAAGGCCGAGACGCACGGCCGGGTGCTGAACATGGTGGCCGCGCTGATCACCATCGTGCGCGGCCGGCCGATGGACGACCACGAGCAGTCCGTGCTCTCCGCCGTCCTGCACCACCTGCGCGAACGCAGCCCGCAGGGCCGTACGGTGCTGCTGCCGGACGTGCTCAGGGTGCTCGCCGAGGGCCCCGACCGGGTGCGCGCCGTCACCCTCGACCGGGGGGACGACGCCCGCTACCGGGACGCCGTCGACCCGCTGCACCGCTCCCTGCTGGGCATCCTCGACGGTCCGCTGGGCGACACGTTCGCCTCCGAGACCTCCACGCGCATCGACCCGGCCGCCCCGGCGGTGTGCATCGACATCTCCGGCATCGGCGAGGCCGACACCCAGCTGACCGCCGCCGCGATGCTCGCCGCCTGGTCCGACGGGCTCGGCACGGTGGCCGCCTCGCACGCTCTCGCGGACGCCGGCCTCGAACCGCGGCGCTGGTTCTTCACGGTGCTCGACGAGTTGTGGCGCCCGCTGCGCGCGGCCTCCGGCATCGTCGACCGCATCGACGCACTGACACGTCTGAACCGCTCCCTCGGCCTGGGCGACGCCAAGATCACCCACACGCTCAAGGACGCCGAGGCCCTCGGCACCGACGCCGACCGGGCCAAGGCCCGGGGGTTCGTGGAGCGGGCGGGGATGGTGGTGTGCGCGGGGCTGCCGAAGGCGGAGATGGAGGATCTCGGCAAGGTGGTGGGGCTGTCCCGGCGCGAGATCGAGCTCGTGTCGTCGTGGTCCTCCCCACCCGGCTGGGGGGTCTCGGGCGAGCACGAGGAGCCGCCCGGCCGGGGCCGCTTCCTCATCAAGGTCGGCGGGCGCCCCGGCATCCCGATCAAGGTCGCCATCACCGACGCCGAACGCCGGCTGCACGACACCAACACCCGGTGGACGCCGAACGAGAAGACCGTCGAGCGGGCCGTCGAGCAGGAACTCGCCCACACCGCCGCGCAGGTGGCCCGGGCCGCCCGGGAGGGGGCGTACGCGCTGCCCACCGGGCCCGAGGGCCCGGCGGCCGGCGGCGACGCGGGGAGGTGGACCTCGTGA